One window from the genome of Candidatus Cybelea sp. encodes:
- a CDS encoding YkvA family protein yields MRLLRLLFAAKTAIFRTFPLVRDTRVPLSLKLIAAAVGLLVTSPVDIFSDIPVLGALDDVALLTLLCMWFVGQAAKHVEPVPVHRRSGSALAIR; encoded by the coding sequence ATGAGACTCCTACGTTTGCTCTTCGCCGCAAAAACGGCCATCTTTCGCACGTTTCCGCTGGTCCGCGATACTCGCGTTCCGTTATCACTCAAGCTAATCGCCGCCGCCGTTGGGCTGCTCGTGACTTCGCCGGTCGATATCTTCAGCGACATCCCGGTGCTCGGCGCGCTCGACGACGTCGCCCTGTTGACGCTTCTTTGCATGTGGTTTGTCGGTCAGGCGGCAAAGCACGTCGAGCCCGTTCCAGTGCACCGGCGCTCCGGCAGCGCGCTCGCTATTCGATAA